One segment of Leptotrichia sp. oral taxon 215 str. W9775 DNA contains the following:
- a CDS encoding glycosyltransferase family 4 protein produces MKVLLFSEGKNTFSRSGVGQALNHQVEALGANNVDFTLEPEDDYDLVHINTIGLKSWQVLKNAKKKGKPVIYHTHTTYEDFKGSVKFSNQLAPLIKFWAKKLYNSADYLISPTEYTKNLIKEKYLTSPKEIRVISNGVDTQNFSKREELEKRFREEYKIDKSFIITAGLPFERKGIMDFVKIVKKCKDYQFFWFGSSSIKPMLPKKIQNIIENPPKNLIFPGFVDKEILIGAFSGAKAFLFMTYEENEGIVVLEALSSKLPVVVRDIPVYENWLEDGKNCFKARNNEEFYEKIVNIAEDKVENLNEIVENAYKLAEERDLKNIGKKYRDYYEYILNNAKK; encoded by the coding sequence ATGAAAGTTTTACTATTTTCAGAGGGGAAAAATACATTCAGCAGATCAGGCGTTGGGCAAGCATTAAATCATCAGGTAGAAGCCCTTGGAGCAAATAATGTTGATTTTACCCTTGAACCTGAAGACGACTATGATTTAGTGCATATAAATACAATTGGACTCAAGTCATGGCAAGTTTTAAAAAATGCAAAAAAGAAAGGTAAACCTGTTATTTATCACACACATACAACATATGAGGATTTTAAGGGAAGTGTAAAGTTCAGTAACCAGCTGGCACCATTAATAAAATTCTGGGCTAAGAAACTTTATAACAGTGCTGATTACCTTATATCTCCCACAGAGTACACTAAAAATCTCATAAAGGAAAAATATTTAACATCTCCAAAAGAAATAAGGGTCATTTCAAATGGAGTAGATACTCAGAATTTTTCCAAAAGGGAAGAGCTTGAAAAAAGATTCAGGGAAGAGTATAAAATTGATAAGTCATTTATTATAACGGCAGGTCTGCCATTTGAAAGAAAAGGTATTATGGATTTTGTAAAAATAGTGAAAAAATGTAAGGACTATCAGTTTTTCTGGTTTGGTTCCTCCAGCATAAAACCTATGCTTCCTAAAAAAATACAGAATATAATTGAAAATCCCCCTAAAAATTTGATTTTTCCAGGATTTGTAGATAAGGAAATATTGATAGGGGCATTTAGTGGAGCAAAAGCTTTTCTTTTTATGACTTATGAAGAAAATGAAGGAATTGTAGTACTTGAAGCACTTTCATCGAAACTGCCTGTTGTTGTGAGAGATATTCCTGTGTATGAAAACTGGCTGGAGGATGGAAAAAATTGTTTCAAGGCCAGAAATAACGAAGAATTTTATGAAAAAATAGTAAATATCGCAGAAGATAAAGTTGAAAATTTAAATGAAATAGTAGAAAATGCCTATAAATTAGCTGAAGAAAGAGATCTTAAAAATATAGGAAAAAAATATAGGGATTACTATGAATATATATTAAATAATGCAAAAAAATAG